DNA sequence from the Longimicrobiales bacterium genome:
GCAGTTCAGCGAGCGCGACTACGACCGGCTGATCGAGAGCAAGACGGCATCGCTGATGTCCGCCGCGTGCGAGATCGGCGCCGTCGCAGGCGACGCGTCCTTCCGCACGCCGCTCCGCGTGTACGGTTACGCGCTCGGCATGGCGTTCCAGATCGCCGACGACCTGCTCGACTACACGTCCGACGAGTCGGTGACCGGCAAGCCGGCCGGGCAGGACCTGCGCGAGCACAAGGTCACGCTGCCGCTGATCCGTGCACTGCCGCGCTTCACCCGTGCCGAGCGCGCCGAGGTCGACGCCTTCTTTGCCGATCCGGAGCCGAGCGACGACGGCATCCGCCGCATCGTCGAGCTGGTCACCGGACACGGTGGCCTGGAGTATGCCCGCTCCCGCGCGCGGGAATTCGGGGAACGTGCCGCACACGCGCTGGACGCGCTCCCCGCTGGCGAGCCCGTCGACGCACTGCGCGACGCGATCAGCTACGTCATCGACCGACGACACTGAGGCGAGGAACCTGGTATGGAGCGGACGGTAGCATGGTAGGGACCCGGCGCGCGGTTCCCCGGATGTTGTGGGCCCTGATCGTCGGACTCTTCCTCGGGGCACTCTTCACCAAGATCGCCGTCCTCTTCATGCCGGAGAGTGCGGCGCGCGAGTTCCTGACAACAGCGGTCTCGGCGTCGCTCGGTCCGCTCAGTATCGATCTGATCGCCGTGGCCCTCGTCATCGGGCCACTGACGTTGACGGTGAATGCCTTGAGCCTGGTCGGCATCCTGCTCGTTGCGCTCGTGATGCGGTCCTGGTTCTGATCACACGGAGAGAATCATGAACCCGTTCAACCTCGGCCCGTTCGAGCTCGTCTTCGTGCTCATCGTGCTGCTGCTGCTCTTCGGCGCGAAACGGCTCCCCGAGCTGGGCAGCGGGCTGGGCAAGGGCATCCGCGAGTTCAAGCGCTCGATGAGCGATATCAAGGGCGAGATCGAGCGCACCGACGAGCCCAACCGGATCCACCAGCCGCCGGCAAACAGCTCGATCCCGTCGGGTCAGCCGCGGCAGCAGACGCCGGTCACGCCGGCGACGCCCGTCCGCGAGGAGCGGGAGGCGGAGCGGCCGGTCGGGGAGTAGGCAACCGGACTTCGGCGCGCGGCCAGCCTGGCTCGTTGCGGCGTCATCAAGCGAAACTGCCCACCGGCCGGAGCCGGTGGGCAGTTCGTTATTGTGACTTCTGTGTTGCGCGGTCGGGCTCGCGCAGCGCGGGGAGTCGGTGCCAGTGGCCCGCGCCCGTGACGTCGGGCGTCTAGAACCCCAGCCCGCCCGTCATCGGCTGCTGCGCGGAGGCCGGCTGCAGCACCTGGTCGCGCGCATCCACGACCTTGGCATCCTCCTCGAGGGCGGCCAGGAACTGGTTCCAGCGCTGGTTCTGCAGCGAAGCGAGCGTCTGCTGGCGCAGCAGCGGCAGCTGTGCGCGGAACTGCTCCTCGTTGGCGAAGGTGCGGCCGGTCGACTCGAGGATGTAGAGCATCTCGTTCGCCTCGACGACGCCGCTGCGCTCGCCGGGCTCGAGTCCGAAGGCAGTGCCGATCGCGGCGTTGACCTGGCCGAGCCCGGGCACGTTGTCGCCGCGGGTGAACGGGCCCTGCTCCTGCAGCGCGACGTTCATCGACTGCGCGACCTGCTCCATGGAGGCACCGCCGTTCAGCTGCTCGAGTGCCTGGTTCGCGGTCTGACGCGCGCGCTCGAGCTTCTTCTCCGTCATGAGCCGCGTGCGGATCGCGTTGCGCGCCTCCTCGAAGGGGATCGTGCCGGCCGGTGAGCGGCCGGTGAGCTCGAGCATGTAGAACGCGTTCTCGCTTTCGAGCACGGGGCTCAGCTCGCCAACCTCGGGGGTCTCGTCGAACGCCCAGTCGGCGCCCTCGTCGACCGGCCCGATGAGCGCGATCACCGGGAAGTCCTCACTGAACGTGGCCTCGGACGGCGTGAGGCCGAACGTGCGCGCGATCTCGTCCAGTGAGCGGCTTTCCGCGAGTGCGTCCATCGAGTCCGCGCGCGCGAGCAGCGCGTCCTCGGACTCCAGCGAGCGCTCCACCGGCAGCAGGATGTGCCGGACCACCGCGCTGTCGCCGTCGCGCGACTCGACGCGCAGCAGGTGCCAGCCGTACATCGTGCGGATCGGCTCGCCGACCTGGCCGATGGGGCGGGAGAACGCGGCCTGGTCGAACTCGGGCACCGTCTGGCCGCGCCGGATCGTCAGCTCGCCGCCGTTCACTGCGGACACCGAGTCCGCCGACAGCGCGCGGGCCGCCGCGCCGAAATCGGCGCCATTCACGATCGCGGTGCGCAGCGAGTCGACGCGCGTGCGCACTGCGGCAGAGTCTGCACCCGTCGGCGCCTTGGGAATCGCAATGAAGCGTACGCTGGCCTGCGCCGACCGCTGCAGGTCCTCCTGGTGCTCATCGTACCAGCGCCGGATCTCCTGGTCCGTGACGGTGACCGCCTCGTCGGGAACGAGCAGGTTCGGATCGAACGCGAGGAAACGGACGGACGCCGTCTCGTTGGCGTCACGGTACATCTGCCAGAGATCGCCGTCGGTCAGGTGCGTGCCCGCGACCACCTGGAAGTACAGCTTGCTGCGCGGGATGATGTCGCGGTAGTACGCCTCGAGCTGCAGCAGGAGCTGGTTGTCGACAGCCGGCGACGCCAGGAACTGCGTGTACTTGTTCATGTCGAACTGACCGTTGGTCAGGAACATCGGGTTCGACATGAACTCCGCGGGCGGCACGCTGCGCGCCGCCTGCCGGATCTCGTCGTCGGTGACGCGGATGCCGCGGCGCTTCAGCTCGCGCTGGATCAGCTTGTCCGTGACGACCTGCTCCCACGCGCGCTCCTCGATCTGGCGGTTCATCGCGTTGGAGATCGCCTGCCCGCCCATCGCCGCCTGCTGCTGGTTGTACAGGTTGCGGTAGGCGAGCATGTACTCCTCGTACGTCACCGGCTCGCCTTCGACACGGCCGATCTCACCGCCCGACACCTGCGCGCCGGAACGACCGGTCGCGTCCATGCCCCACTCGAAGACCATCAGCGCGACGAACGCAAGTGCGGTGATCAGCATGATCCACTTCGTGTTCTCGCGCATCTGTCGCATGACCATAGGACTGCAGCTCCGGCGTCGTCAGAGACCTGGGTGTCTGGGAAAAACGGTAGCTCAGGAAGGTACCGACGCACGCGCGCGGGTTCAACCCGTGAGTGTCCCGGTTCGTTGACACCCTCGCGCGGGCTCGTCTATCTTCGTACACTCAGCCTTTCTCCCAGTGTTCAGCCCCGGAGCCCGTTCCCAGGATGGCCGAGTCACGTCGCGACGAGATCGCGAAACTCGAAGCGCTCTTCGCCAGCAATCCCGACGGTCGTGTCTTCACGCACCTCGCCGAGGCCTACCGGCGCGCGGGTGAGCTGGACCGGGCGCGCGACATCCTCGATCGCGGGCTGCAACGCCACCCCGACTACCCCAGCGCGCACGTCGTGCTCGGCCGCGTCTACGCCGATCTCGGTCGAGAGGAGGACGCCGTCACCTCCTTTCGCCGCGTGCTCGAGCTCGACCCCGAGAACCTGATCGCGCGCCGCTCCCTCGCCGAGGCAGCGCGCGCGGCCGGCCACGACGGGGACGCGCTGCTGCACTACCGCGAGCTGCTCCAGCAGGACCCCTCGGCGGCCGAAGTGCGCGAGATCGTCACGGAGCTGGAGACCCGGCTTCACGGCCCGCCGCCCGCTCCGCCGCCCGTCACCCAGCCGTCCTGGAGCGCGTCGCGCGACGAGCAGTCGTGGGACACCCCCGAACCTGCGATCGGCGGCGGTGCCGGCGGCTTCGGCGAGACGGGGCCAGTTGAACCGCCCGCGTTCGGTGATGTCGACCTGGGTGGCAGCTTCGGCCAGGCGACGCCGGAGCCCGCCGAGCCTGCGCCCTCCCCGTTCGATCCGGTGCCGCTGGACCTCAGCGGCATCGATTTCGGCGGCGCGGGGGCGGCGGCCTCCGACGAGCCGGAGCAGCCGGCCGCGGATCACGCCTACGACGCCACCGGCTGGGACGAGTGGCCCGCGGCGGCAGGAGCCGCGTCTGGCGACGTGGAGGAGGACGAGTCGCCGGAGCTGACGGCCGCAGAGAACCAGGGGGACGCGTACGCGATCGAGCCGCTGGAGCCGGCCGGCGCGGGACACGGCCACGAGGACACGCAGAGCCTCGAGGCGCCGGACGCGACGGCCGCGGGACACGCTGGTGAGGACAGCGACGCGACCGAGCCGGTCTACACCGGCGAGCCGGAGCCGTTTGCGGGCCGACCCACGGTCGAAGCGCCTCTCGAGCAGGACGCGGAGGGCGCGGCCGAGTACGACGAGGACACCGGACACACCGGCGACCAGCAGCATGTGGAGCCGGACCGGGCGCCGGCCGCGGGCCGGGCGTACGCCGCGGAGCAGCACGCGGCCCCCAGCGACTACGGTGTGCCCACCGAAACGCTGGCCACGCTGTACGAGGCGCAGGGCTTCCCGGATCGCGCGGCCGCGGTGTACCGCGCGCTGTTGCGGGATCGCCCGGACGACGAGCGCCTTCGCGAGCGCGCACGCGCCGCCGAGGAAGCGGCCGCCGCGCTGCGCGCGGAACGCACGGGCATCGAGGAAACGCGCGAAGTCTGGCTG
Encoded proteins:
- a CDS encoding polyprenyl synthetase family protein, encoding MLRTTLPKLSQIQHPVRQHMDGVLEELRRIVFSDYKLIGEINDHLLWSRGKLFRPTLLLLSNQIGDRPHPRATTLAAVVELTHLATLVHDDAVDHSVLRRGMPTVNALWNHQTAVIMGDYLYSRSITELTMFDDVEMLRVLSRAANEMSVGELRQLASCDALQFSERDYDRLIESKTASLMSAACEIGAVAGDASFRTPLRVYGYALGMAFQIADDLLDYTSDESVTGKPAGQDLREHKVTLPLIRALPRFTRAERAEVDAFFADPEPSDDGIRRIVELVTGHGGLEYARSRAREFGERAAHALDALPAGEPVDALRDAISYVIDRRH
- the tatA gene encoding twin-arginine translocase TatA/TatE family subunit; this translates as MNPFNLGPFELVFVLIVLLLLFGAKRLPELGSGLGKGIREFKRSMSDIKGEIERTDEPNRIHQPPANSSIPSGQPRQQTPVTPATPVREEREAERPVGE
- a CDS encoding SurA N-terminal domain-containing protein, with amino-acid sequence MVMRQMRENTKWIMLITALAFVALMVFEWGMDATGRSGAQVSGGEIGRVEGEPVTYEEYMLAYRNLYNQQQAAMGGQAISNAMNRQIEERAWEQVVTDKLIQRELKRRGIRVTDDEIRQAARSVPPAEFMSNPMFLTNGQFDMNKYTQFLASPAVDNQLLLQLEAYYRDIIPRSKLYFQVVAGTHLTDGDLWQMYRDANETASVRFLAFDPNLLVPDEAVTVTDQEIRRWYDEHQEDLQRSAQASVRFIAIPKAPTGADSAAVRTRVDSLRTAIVNGADFGAAARALSADSVSAVNGGELTIRRGQTVPEFDQAAFSRPIGQVGEPIRTMYGWHLLRVESRDGDSAVVRHILLPVERSLESEDALLARADSMDALAESRSLDEIARTFGLTPSEATFSEDFPVIALIGPVDEGADWAFDETPEVGELSPVLESENAFYMLELTGRSPAGTIPFEEARNAIRTRLMTEKKLERARQTANQALEQLNGGASMEQVAQSMNVALQEQGPFTRGDNVPGLGQVNAAIGTAFGLEPGERSGVVEANEMLYILESTGRTFANEEQFRAQLPLLRQQTLASLQNQRWNQFLAALEEDAKVVDARDQVLQPASAQQPMTGGLGF